CGATGGTTTTCAGCGAAAGGTTGCCTCCAAATCCCGATCTAAAGTAAGGACGATGATGCGTTCTTCGATTCGGGTATCGATATCTGTAAATAAAGCAGTCGTTTCCGCTCCGGTGATTTCCAACATTTCCCGACACAGTTGCTCTCTTCCTTGGGAAATGAGATTTTGGCGCATCTGCTTGACCATTCCAATGCCTTCTTCACTCTTGGCCAGCTGGCGTTCAGCTGGCGTAAGAACGCCCTTGAGCCGAATGAGAATGGTGTCACGGAGTATAGAAGCTCGAACATCGGTGGGGCCGCGGCCCATGAATTCCTGCTCAAATTTAATAATGGCATTTCGAATTGCCGATTCCATTTCCCCTCGTGTGACAGTGTGTTTCATGCGGTCATGCTTTCTGGTAAGAGCGATCTTCCCCTTCAAAATCGGGTGTTTGCGCATTCCCGAAGAAAATCACGGAAACTTGAGGAACAACCTGTCCCCCTGATATAAGCGTAAAACTGATGTGAGGTCAAGAAGAGGAAGGGCTTCTTCTCGAATGTTCAAGCAGAGTGGTCTCTGTGCTGTTTTTGAATTTGACCGTAGAACGGGTTTGTCGGATCGCCTGCATCATTCACCATGTGATAGTGAAAAGCGATAGAATAAGCCAATCGGGTGAACTCCTGAAGACAGTAAAAGGGGGCGTCCTTCGGTTGGCTTTTTTATTGTCAATTGAGTTAATCGAGTACTGCACAATTGACTGACATCTCTCATGAGTTGGGTGTATGGTCCTGTCAGGTTTTCCCCTCTGCCAATTCACCCTGATTCCCGTTATCTTATCCGGTGAGAGCACAAATGGTTTCTCTATGACTTGATTTGAGGATGGTAGGCATCCGTGCTCTAAAAAAAGTGGAAATGGGGCAATGAACAAGGTTGAGCAAGATCCTTTATCCGTGAAGAGTTGGAAATGGCTTCGAGACATCGTTGATGAGGCGTGTCAGCCCATCGGTCCATATTGGCCGATGAAATCATTTGCCTATTATAATCCCATTCGAGACCTCGAGCATTTACCATTTGCCCGTGCGATCGAGGCCGCAAATCAGTTGTTGGGTGCCAAGGGGTTTCTGCCTGTTGGAGAGTATCGCCAACTTTTTCATCAAGGTCGAATCACTCTTTCGGCCATTGACCAGGCTCTTCGGCGCGTAGGACCTCCCCTGCCGTCTCGAACCACTGTGCAGGTTGGTGACCGTAGCATCCATGTCCAAGATGTCTGGCGCATTCATGCTATATACGGGATTGAAATTTTACCTGCTGTGCTGCTGACGTGGACACTGGAACTAGAAGGTCTGAACACACGATTTCGATCTGATCTTCCGGAGAATTCTCGAACATCCATTATTAACCGAACTATTCGAGAGTGCGAGAAGTGCCGACATGATCCGGAATCGGCCTATCTGCACAACCTCTGGAAAAGTTCGTTGGCGGCCTGCCAATTGTTCGACCCTGTGTCGGGTGAGGGTTCTTTCCATGCATCGGACCTTGGTCGGAGCTCCCATCTATCAGGAAAAGAGGCCCATTCTGTCACAGTTGACTTACCTAAAGACCGAACGCTGAGTGATTGGCTGGACAGTGAGACGGGGAGCGCGCTGGTTGAGACCATTAATACGCACATGATCAAATGGATTGCGGCATTTGTAGACGAAGGTGTTGCGGGATGGAGTATGCCTTCAAGAGATAAGGGGTTTTTTGCTGCATGGCGAGAATTGGCCGAAGGGGACCTCTCAGGCAAATTTCTCGGGATTCCCGATCTTCGACAAAAGTTTCGCGAATTATCCGACGTACCGGAAGAGATGTTGTGCAAACATCTGCAGAATCTCAATATCCCGAAGGAACGTTGGCAAGAGTATCTCTGCCGTCATCTGGCTCAATTGCCAGGTTGGGCAGGGTTTATTCGCTGGCGTGGAGACCATCCTGGGTATCCCGCCCAGCAACATTACCCCATTGATCCTCTGCAATATCTGGCCGTCCGGCTCTTTTATGAATCGGGAATGGTGGAGGGACTTTGCCAACGGGAATGGGGCATCAAGGGGACGTTACCTGGACTCCTTGCCTATTGGAACAAACAGGGTACGCATGAACAGGCGTTGAGTCTCTCTTCTTCTCACGCCACTGTTGCTAATGATCAGGCGGTGTGCCATCAAGCTTGGCGTCTTTTTCACCTGGCTCAGTTTTTGGAACTGACCCCAATTGAGGTACACGAATTGTCTTATAGCGACACGTCAACCTTATTGGAATGGTTGGATCTCTTTCCCCAATCTTCACATGGACCGGTATGGCTTGAAGCGTATGAGGACGTCTATCGTGAGTCATTGCTGAGGAACATCAGCGGACATCAGGCTGTGGCTCCCGTTAGCAATCAACGGCCTCGGGCGCAAGGGATTTTTTGTATTGATGCCCGCTCAGAATCGTTTCGTCGTCATCTTGAAGCTCAGGGACCGTATGAAACATTTGGGTATGCGGGATTTTTTGGGGTGCCCATGAGTCATGTGGCATTTGATAGCCACGACCACTTAGCATTGTGTCCAATTCTGTTGACACCGAAAGCGGAAGTGATCGAAGTTCCCCGAATGGGGCAGCATGAAAGGGTGAAGAGCTATCTTTCCGGAACCAGATGGCATCAATTCAGTCATCACCTCTTTCACGATCTGAAACACAATCCATTTGCCTCCTTTATGCTGATTGATGTGTTAGGAATCTTTTTTAGTGTTGGATTGGTCGGAAAAACACTCTTTCGAACCTCCTTCGATGCCATCAAACAGTGGTTGCACCAGTGGTTGGGGAGCACCGTTGTCACGCACATTCCTGTTGAGCCTTCAGGTGATGACGAACATAAAAATCCCCCTGTGGGAGAACTGGCACAAGGTTTTACCACATTGGAGCAAGCGGCCTTTGTGGAGGGTGGATTGCGTGTGATCGGGCTCACGAAAAATTTTGGACGGTTTGTGATGGTTTGCGGTCATGGAAGCCAATCCGATAATAATCCCTATTACGCGGCCCTGGACTGTGGGGCATGTGGGGGCAGTCATGGTGACCCGAATGCTCGTGCCTTTTCGGCCATGGCCAATAATCCAGAGGTCCGACAGATTCTGAACGATCATGGGCTGGTTATTCCGGAGGACACCTGGTTTCTTCCCGCCAAACATAACACCACCACAGATCAAGTGATGTTGTATGACCTTGTCGATGTTCCTGCTATCCATTTAGAGGAATTAGGACTGTTGGTGAGAGACTTGGAGCAGGCTGGCACACATCAGGCATTGGAACGATGTGGACGAATTCCCGGCGCTCCGACAGCCGTGTCTCCCAATGAAGCGTTTAAACATGTCAGGCAACGGAGCATGGATTGGGCGAATTCTCGTCCTGAATGGGGATTGTCAGGGAACGCTGCCTTTTTGATTGGAAGGCGGGCCCTTACCAAGGGGCTGGATTTGGGAGGGAGAGTTTTTTTGCATTCCTACGATCCCGGATCCGATCTTGATGGAAGCCTTCTTGAAAAAATCATGACCGCACCCCTCATCGTGGGTGAATTGATTAGCTTAACGTATTACTTTTCCGGGGTGGATCCTTGGGCCTATGGGAGTGGAAGCAAAGTCATTCACAATATGGTTGGCGGAGTTGGGGTGATGTTGGGGAGTCAAAGTGATCTGCAAAAAGGCCTTCCCCTTCAATCGGTAAACGATGGGGCGCGGCATTATCATGAACCCATGCGCTTGCTCGCCATCATTGAGGCACCGCCGGATCGAATCCGGTCTATCATTCAGAAGCATACATTGCTTCAACATGTCTTCCATAACCAATGGATGAATGTCATAGCGTTTGATCCAGATTCCAAAGGATTTTCACGTTATCTCTCGGATTCAACGTGGGAACCCGTCACGACTACAATATAATTTTGCGATGGGAAGGGAAGTCTTTTGGACGTTTGCCGTGCTTGGAATGGCAGAGCGAATCCCGCATCATCTCTGATGAGAGATGTTTGTTTCCCAGGGATTTCGGTTCCACCTACAGGATCCAGT
The sequence above is a segment of the Nitrospira sp. MA-1 genome. Coding sequences within it:
- a CDS encoding DUF2294 domain-containing protein, coding for MKHTVTRGEMESAIRNAIIKFEQEFMGRGPTDVRASILRDTILIRLKGVLTPAERQLAKSEEGIGMVKQMRQNLISQGREQLCREMLEITGAETTALFTDIDTRIEERIIVLTLDRDLEATFR
- a CDS encoding DUF2309 domain-containing protein; its protein translation is MNKVEQDPLSVKSWKWLRDIVDEACQPIGPYWPMKSFAYYNPIRDLEHLPFARAIEAANQLLGAKGFLPVGEYRQLFHQGRITLSAIDQALRRVGPPLPSRTTVQVGDRSIHVQDVWRIHAIYGIEILPAVLLTWTLELEGLNTRFRSDLPENSRTSIINRTIRECEKCRHDPESAYLHNLWKSSLAACQLFDPVSGEGSFHASDLGRSSHLSGKEAHSVTVDLPKDRTLSDWLDSETGSALVETINTHMIKWIAAFVDEGVAGWSMPSRDKGFFAAWRELAEGDLSGKFLGIPDLRQKFRELSDVPEEMLCKHLQNLNIPKERWQEYLCRHLAQLPGWAGFIRWRGDHPGYPAQQHYPIDPLQYLAVRLFYESGMVEGLCQREWGIKGTLPGLLAYWNKQGTHEQALSLSSSHATVANDQAVCHQAWRLFHLAQFLELTPIEVHELSYSDTSTLLEWLDLFPQSSHGPVWLEAYEDVYRESLLRNISGHQAVAPVSNQRPRAQGIFCIDARSESFRRHLEAQGPYETFGYAGFFGVPMSHVAFDSHDHLALCPILLTPKAEVIEVPRMGQHERVKSYLSGTRWHQFSHHLFHDLKHNPFASFMLIDVLGIFFSVGLVGKTLFRTSFDAIKQWLHQWLGSTVVTHIPVEPSGDDEHKNPPVGELAQGFTTLEQAAFVEGGLRVIGLTKNFGRFVMVCGHGSQSDNNPYYAALDCGACGGSHGDPNARAFSAMANNPEVRQILNDHGLVIPEDTWFLPAKHNTTTDQVMLYDLVDVPAIHLEELGLLVRDLEQAGTHQALERCGRIPGAPTAVSPNEAFKHVRQRSMDWANSRPEWGLSGNAAFLIGRRALTKGLDLGGRVFLHSYDPGSDLDGSLLEKIMTAPLIVGELISLTYYFSGVDPWAYGSGSKVIHNMVGGVGVMLGSQSDLQKGLPLQSVNDGARHYHEPMRLLAIIEAPPDRIRSIIQKHTLLQHVFHNQWMNVIAFDPDSKGFSRYLSDSTWEPVTTTI